One window of the Candidatus Zixiibacteriota bacterium genome contains the following:
- a CDS encoding hypothetical protein (Evidence 5 : Unknown function) — MKKRYLFSIVLILVGGIVGNVLRFSGRLPDKGPNYSVIPANLDEYSGTELRLTDATYEVLKADTVTYRDYVSPDHSRENLFLAYFRSQKYGSQIHSPKHCLPGGGWRIESIRPYRLHLADSSIRVINLLVIAEEEYRSVMFYWYQTRSGMIRSEYGLKLDLIKNALLFRPTDAAIVRLTVDVPDGDIKKAIAKGVHFLQIFYPSIERSLPF; from the coding sequence ATGAAAAAACGGTATCTTTTCAGCATTGTTCTGATCCTGGTTGGCGGCATTGTCGGAAATGTCCTTCGTTTTTCGGGTCGTCTGCCCGACAAAGGACCAAACTATTCCGTCATTCCGGCTAATCTTGACGAGTACTCTGGGACCGAACTGCGGCTTACTGACGCCACCTATGAAGTTCTTAAAGCCGACACCGTCACGTATCGCGATTATGTCTCTCCGGATCATTCCCGGGAGAATCTGTTCCTCGCGTATTTCAGATCACAGAAATACGGCAGTCAGATTCATTCTCCCAAACATTGCCTTCCGGGGGGAGGATGGCGCATCGAATCGATCCGGCCATATCGCCTGCATCTGGCCGACAGTTCCATCCGCGTAATAAACCTTCTTGTAATTGCCGAGGAGGAGTACCGTTCCGTGATGTTTTACTGGTATCAGACCCGTTCCGGTATGATTCGGAGCGAATACGGTCTCAAGTTGGATTTAATCAAGAATGCTCTTTTGTTCCGGCCGACTGACGCCGCCATCGTTCGTCTGACGGTGGATGTTCCCGATGGTGATATAAAGAAAGCGATTGCCAAAGGGGTCCATTTTCTCCAAATATTTTATCCGTCTATCGAGCGTTCCCTCCCTTTTTAA
- a CDS encoding putative Membrane protein (Evidence 3 : Putative function from multiple computational evidences) encodes MGFQVEATINRNYIILIAALLLLAYLPALYDLVIDWSTDGNYSHGFLVPLISAYLIWRKRRELSQLDFSSSISGLYITIVGVVLFILGNAASEYFTIRLSLVVTLFGLVLYLFGHSVIKRTWFEILFLIFMIPIPYVIYFSATFPMQLFASKVTGALLNFLGMTVVRQGNIIHLPTQSLEVAEACSGMRSLVSLLALGAIYAYLTQKRFSAKMILFLATIPIAVIGNVFRVFITALIVYTSNVNVTAEPVHSIMGASVFVIAFILLLILGAILKRAFK; translated from the coding sequence ATGGGTTTCCAGGTGGAAGCGACTATCAACAGAAATTATATCATCCTGATTGCTGCTTTGCTGTTGCTGGCATATCTGCCGGCCCTTTATGATCTGGTCATAGACTGGTCGACCGACGGCAATTACTCCCACGGTTTTCTTGTCCCGCTTATATCCGCCTACCTTATTTGGCGGAAACGTCGCGAGCTCTCCCAACTTGATTTTTCAAGCAGTATCTCCGGGCTTTATATTACCATTGTGGGCGTCGTTCTCTTTATTCTCGGCAATGCCGCCTCGGAATATTTCACGATTCGCCTCTCCTTGGTCGTAACCCTCTTTGGCCTCGTTCTTTATCTGTTCGGTCATTCTGTCATCAAACGGACTTGGTTTGAAATACTCTTCTTGATATTCATGATACCGATTCCATACGTAATCTATTTTTCGGCCACCTTCCCGATGCAGTTATTTGCCAGCAAAGTTACCGGCGCATTGCTGAATTTCCTGGGGATGACGGTGGTCCGGCAGGGTAATATCATTCATCTGCCGACGCAATCGCTTGAGGTCGCCGAAGCCTGTTCCGGAATGCGGTCATTGGTTTCGCTTTTGGCGCTCGGCGCTATTTATGCCTATCTGACACAGAAAAGATTTTCGGCCAAAATGATTTTGTTTCTGGCCACCATCCCTATCGCCGTAATTGGCAATGTTTTTCGGGTTTTTATTACCGCCCTGATAGTTTACACTTCAAATGTCAATGTTACCGCCGAGCCGGTTCATTCTATTATGGGGGCCTCGGTTTTTGTCATCGCTTTCATCCTGCTCCTTATCCTGGGCGCAATCCTGAAAAGGGCGTTTAAATGA
- a CDS encoding hypothetical protein (Evidence 5 : Unknown function), translating to MENKILLKINGMSCNGCAANVQRALKSVAGVSSAEVNLPSKSAVVFYEGNPPSMQQLTEAVKKAGYEALPTA from the coding sequence ATGGAAAACAAGATTCTTCTTAAAATAAATGGAATGAGCTGCAACGGATGTGCAGCAAACGTTCAACGGGCTCTCAAGTCCGTGGCCGGAGTTAGTTCCGCCGAGGTTAATTTGCCATCAAAGTCCGCGGTCGTTTTCTACGAGGGAAACCCTCCGTCGATGCAGCAACTGACCGAAGCGGTCAAAAAGGCCGGGTATGAAGCCCTGCCTACGGCCTGA
- a CDS encoding Alkyl hydroperoxide reductase/ Thiol specific antioxidant/ Mal allergen (fragment) — MRLPIFLNLISVMVIFGLARAQTGETLKVGDRIPDFKLAYATQDTVDFKGISADDLKGKRYLVATFPAAWSPGCTKEMCTFRDTFADLAKLNIEILAVSGDFVFTQHEWAKNQKFNFRLMSDPTREFGRKLDVYNDQTGYFKRAVFVVGPDGIIQYINYNYSVADEKDYDALKSFLAQK, encoded by the coding sequence ATGCGTCTGCCAATATTTCTCAATTTAATTTCGGTAATGGTAATTTTCGGACTGGCCCGCGCCCAAACCGGGGAAACTCTGAAAGTGGGGGATCGGATTCCGGACTTCAAGCTTGCCTATGCCACTCAGGATACGGTTGATTTCAAGGGAATAAGTGCAGACGATTTGAAAGGTAAACGCTATCTGGTGGCCACCTTTCCGGCGGCCTGGTCGCCCGGATGCACCAAAGAAATGTGCACCTTTCGCGATACTTTCGCCGATTTGGCCAAATTGAACATCGAAATTCTTGCGGTCTCCGGGGATTTTGTCTTCACCCAGCATGAATGGGCCAAAAATCAAAAATTCAATTTCAGATTGATGAGCGACCCGACTCGCGAATTCGGCCGCAAACTGGACGTTTATAACGATCAGACCGGCTATTTCAAACGGGCGGTCTTCGTGGTGGGGCCGGATGGAATAATCCAGTATATCAATTACAATTACTCCGTGGCCGACGAGAAAGACTATGATGCCTTGAAATCGTTCCTGGCTCAGAAATAG
- a CDS encoding Metallo-beta-lactamase family protein, with protein MIKLSFHGAARMVPGSKYLITVNDRKILIDCGLFQGARELRQLNWESPPFDPAELDAIVLTHGHIDHIGYLPRLVKQGYKGPIFATPPTVDISTISLLDTAHLQMEDAEYRNRNKLSRHPKALPLFDTDDAQAAINCLKPIEFSRWVEVGKGFRFRYHRAGHILGAAGVEVELLDAGRKVNIFFSGDVGRYGNPLTINPSAPPETDYLVCESTYGGRIHPPEEPSYELAKIINDIHRTNTVLLIPAFAVGRTQQIVYMINHLIRHKVIPPIDIHIDSPMAISATDIYVKYRSYHSLTEEELKSDQCLLNGRNVFFHRERSESKALNRLKGPAVIISASGMMTGGRILHHLLNRLNHPETVLLLVGFMAEGTIGRKIMDGEKEVYIHKTLVAVLAQVISIQSLSGHADFFELLHWLEPIKKGPRTVFVTHGELSQSEAMAGHIKDERGWNCMIPTLGQSVEL; from the coding sequence TTGATAAAATTGTCCTTTCATGGCGCCGCCCGGATGGTTCCCGGCTCCAAGTATTTGATAACTGTCAATGACCGGAAAATCCTGATAGACTGTGGCCTGTTTCAAGGGGCCCGTGAATTACGCCAGTTGAATTGGGAATCGCCGCCATTTGATCCCGCTGAACTTGACGCTATCGTATTGACACATGGGCACATAGACCATATCGGCTATCTCCCGAGACTGGTCAAGCAAGGGTATAAGGGGCCGATTTTTGCCACACCGCCGACGGTTGATATAAGCACCATTTCCTTACTGGATACGGCTCATCTGCAGATGGAAGATGCCGAATATCGCAATCGCAACAAATTGAGCCGGCATCCCAAAGCCCTGCCTCTTTTTGATACCGATGACGCTCAGGCCGCCATTAATTGCCTGAAGCCGATAGAATTTTCGCGATGGGTTGAAGTCGGTAAGGGTTTTCGATTCCGGTACCACCGGGCCGGACATATTCTGGGGGCCGCCGGGGTTGAAGTGGAACTGCTTGATGCCGGGCGGAAAGTCAATATCTTTTTCTCTGGCGATGTCGGCCGCTATGGCAATCCCCTGACCATTAATCCCTCCGCCCCTCCCGAAACCGATTATCTGGTCTGCGAATCGACCTATGGCGGACGAATTCATCCGCCCGAAGAACCGTCCTATGAACTGGCCAAAATTATAAATGATATCCACAGGACTAACACTGTTCTGCTTATTCCTGCGTTTGCCGTGGGACGAACCCAGCAGATTGTTTACATGATCAATCACCTGATTCGGCATAAAGTGATTCCGCCAATAGATATTCATATCGATTCTCCTATGGCGATTTCAGCCACCGATATCTATGTCAAATATCGATCCTATCACTCCCTGACTGAAGAGGAACTGAAAAGCGATCAATGCCTTCTGAACGGCAGAAATGTCTTTTTTCACCGCGAGCGCTCGGAATCGAAAGCGCTAAACCGTCTCAAGGGCCCGGCTGTCATAATCTCCGCCAGCGGCATGATGACCGGCGGGCGAATTCTTCACCATCTGCTCAATCGGCTCAATCATCCCGAGACAGTGCTCCTATTGGTCGGTTTCATGGCTGAGGGGACCATCGGGCGGAAAATCATGGATGGCGAAAAAGAAGTCTATATTCACAAAACCCTGGTGGCGGTGTTGGCCCAAGTCATTTCCATTCAAAGCCTTTCGGGACATGCCGACTTTTTCGAACTTCTGCATTGGCTGGAACCGATAAAAAAAGGGCCCAGGACGGTTTTTGTTACGCATGGCGAACTTTCCCAGTCGGAAGCAATGGCGGGCCATATCAAAGACGAACGGGGTTGGAACTGCATGATACCGACCCTCGGGCAGAGTGTCGAACTATAG
- a CDS encoding Efflux transporter, RND family, MFP subunit, translating to MKRTKKIWFALILVVVVVVAGYFWLNKSEAKITYRTEKIDTGDIAVTISATGTLEAVTTVQVGSQVSGTISKLYADYNSKVTEGQLLAQLDPTFLEANVSQQKANLDRARAQVNESQRNYERTTQLFTKSLVSQADVDAALTDLESSKASLKQAEAALQGAEVNLRYATIKAPISGVVISRNVDVGQTVAASLSAPTLFTIANDLRKMQVEAAIDEADIGSVKIGQPVTFRVDAYPDDEFNGVVSQIRLAPNISQNVVTYTVIIDVDNPNLKLMPGMTATVTVEVDKREGVLRIPLTALKFTPPNAAALMAGEQQGDGSEAMAKEPPTGAPPPAGDSLARGMRGPRPDSGGGNWHRSRNDSAHAQGMMHNGNRAHVWVLVDGKPKMMSFVKGLQNTRYVEVMRSRLESGEEVIVGSSGGQSNNNQGNVNPFMPRFGPGGRH from the coding sequence ATGAAAAGAACAAAGAAAATATGGTTTGCATTAATACTAGTTGTTGTTGTGGTAGTGGCCGGATATTTCTGGCTGAATAAATCCGAAGCCAAAATCACCTATCGCACGGAGAAGATTGATACCGGTGATATTGCCGTAACTATCAGCGCTACCGGCACTCTGGAAGCGGTTACTACCGTTCAGGTTGGCTCACAAGTTTCGGGAACCATTTCCAAACTATACGCCGATTACAATTCGAAAGTCACCGAAGGACAACTCCTGGCGCAACTTGATCCGACCTTTCTTGAGGCCAATGTCAGCCAGCAGAAAGCCAATCTCGACCGCGCCAGGGCCCAGGTAAATGAATCTCAGCGCAACTACGAAAGGACGACGCAATTATTTACAAAATCGCTGGTGTCCCAGGCCGATGTGGATGCGGCGCTGACCGATCTGGAATCATCGAAGGCCTCTTTGAAGCAGGCCGAAGCCGCCCTTCAGGGAGCGGAAGTGAACCTCAGGTATGCCACTATTAAGGCCCCGATCAGCGGCGTGGTAATTTCGAGAAATGTCGATGTGGGACAGACGGTAGCCGCCAGCCTTTCGGCCCCGACCCTATTCACAATTGCGAATGACCTGCGCAAAATGCAGGTCGAGGCGGCCATCGATGAAGCCGACATTGGGAGTGTGAAAATAGGGCAGCCGGTGACCTTCCGGGTCGATGCTTATCCCGATGATGAGTTCAATGGGGTTGTCAGCCAAATCCGACTGGCTCCGAATATCTCGCAGAATGTCGTGACCTATACGGTAATAATCGATGTCGATAATCCGAATTTAAAATTGATGCCGGGGATGACGGCGACGGTGACAGTGGAAGTCGACAAGAGAGAGGGTGTCCTGAGAATTCCCCTGACGGCACTAAAATTTACGCCTCCTAATGCGGCGGCTCTTATGGCCGGTGAACAGCAGGGAGATGGTTCCGAAGCGATGGCAAAAGAACCCCCGACCGGAGCACCGCCGCCAGCCGGGGATAGCCTGGCCCGCGGCATGCGCGGTCCCCGCCCCGATAGCGGCGGAGGAAATTGGCACAGGAGTAGAAATGATTCCGCTCATGCCCAGGGGATGATGCATAACGGCAATCGCGCCCATGTCTGGGTGCTGGTCGACGGCAAACCCAAAATGATGTCGTTCGTAAAAGGACTGCAGAATACCCGTTATGTTGAAGTCATGCGATCCCGTTTGGAGTCCGGCGAAGAAGTGATAGTCGGTTCCAGCGGCGGGCAAAGCAACAATAATCAGGGGAATGTGAATCCGTTCATGCCTCGTTTCGGTCCGGGAGGAAGACATTAA
- a CDS encoding conserved membrane hypothetical protein (Evidence 4 : Unknown function but conserved in other organisms), which yields MMRFMEIIRIAVDSLMRHKTRAILTMLGIIIGVAAVVAMVAIGQGAQNAVETQIASLGSNVIMIFPGASTRGGISSGAGGMQSLTLDDVQALKEECPAIGAISPAIRTNRQVVAGNLNWMTSIQGGYPDFFQIREWSLQSGEFFTDQDERAATKVCVIGETVKDNLFPNQDAVGQIIRIGNIPFKVLGVLASKGQTGMGNDQDDLIIAPFSTVQRRIIGTDWVSQIIVSAVTKSQMQEAQDQIRTVLRIRHKLQDRDDDDFFIRTQSDIATAATATSSIMTILLGSIASVSLLVGGVGIMNIMLVSVTERTKEIGMRMSIGARRKDILQQFLLESIMLSILGGAVGLGLGLLASNLISRFAGWPVLVSPASMALAFLFAAAVGMFFGYYPAYKASRLSPIEALRYE from the coding sequence ATGATGCGATTCATGGAAATAATTCGGATTGCGGTTGACTCCCTGATGCGTCATAAGACGCGGGCAATCTTGACCATGCTCGGTATTATTATCGGAGTCGCCGCGGTGGTGGCCATGGTGGCGATCGGCCAGGGCGCCCAGAATGCGGTTGAGACTCAAATCGCCAGTCTGGGGAGTAATGTAATTATGATTTTCCCCGGGGCAAGCACCCGGGGCGGTATCAGCAGCGGCGCCGGCGGAATGCAATCACTCACGCTCGATGATGTTCAGGCCCTGAAAGAAGAATGTCCGGCGATAGGGGCAATTTCACCCGCGATCCGCACCAACCGTCAGGTGGTAGCCGGTAATCTCAACTGGATGACTTCCATTCAGGGCGGTTATCCCGATTTCTTTCAGATTCGCGAATGGTCCTTGCAATCGGGCGAATTTTTCACCGATCAGGACGAGCGGGCCGCAACCAAAGTTTGCGTCATCGGGGAAACGGTCAAAGATAACTTATTTCCCAATCAGGATGCAGTCGGGCAGATAATTCGTATCGGCAACATTCCTTTCAAAGTCCTCGGCGTCTTGGCGTCAAAAGGACAGACCGGTATGGGAAATGATCAGGACGACCTAATTATAGCTCCTTTTTCTACTGTTCAGCGCCGGATTATAGGGACCGATTGGGTCAGCCAGATCATCGTCTCGGCCGTAACCAAATCGCAAATGCAGGAGGCCCAGGACCAAATTCGCACGGTCCTTCGTATCCGGCATAAATTGCAGGATCGCGACGACGATGATTTCTTCATTCGCACGCAATCGGATATTGCGACCGCCGCCACCGCCACCTCGAGCATCATGACCATCCTGCTCGGAAGTATTGCTTCGGTTTCGCTTCTGGTCGGCGGAGTCGGCATTATGAATATCATGCTGGTTTCGGTGACCGAGCGGACCAAGGAAATCGGGATGAGGATGTCAATCGGGGCCCGCCGCAAAGATATTCTCCAGCAATTTCTTCTGGAATCGATTATGCTGAGCATTCTGGGCGGCGCGGTGGGATTAGGTCTGGGACTTCTGGCCTCCAATCTGATTTCGCGATTTGCCGGATGGCCGGTTCTGGTTTCGCCGGCATCGATGGCGCTGGCGTTTTTATTTGCGGCGGCCGTCGGGATGTTTTTCGGTTACTATCCGGCCTATAAGGCGTCGCGGTTAAGCCCGATTGAGGCCCTGAGATACGAATAA
- a CDS encoding hypothetical protein (Evidence 5 : Unknown function): MESNMKIWRIISVLILLVAAVLFAGCGKPYIITDELKQPLQPGSACNMGSITDELPSDFDPAKKPSAENIDKLKKYLSDALVKKKVFSSFWTNNDDCLYEINGGILDYEKGSSFLRFMFGSLAGSARITVTLRLVDKKTNVIIFSGNFNGKVSSWQEEGDQMFQRVASNFAKELKKEMKKLNKTG; encoded by the coding sequence ATGGAGAGCAATATGAAGATTTGGAGAATTATTTCAGTGCTGATCCTGCTTGTTGCAGCCGTCCTTTTCGCCGGATGCGGCAAACCGTATATAATTACCGACGAATTGAAACAGCCGCTACAGCCGGGGTCGGCGTGCAATATGGGAAGTATCACCGATGAGTTGCCGAGTGATTTCGACCCCGCAAAAAAGCCGTCCGCCGAGAATATCGACAAGTTGAAGAAATATTTATCGGATGCTTTAGTTAAAAAAAAGGTATTCTCGTCTTTCTGGACCAACAATGATGATTGCTTATATGAGATCAATGGCGGTATTCTTGATTATGAAAAGGGAAGTAGTTTCCTGCGGTTCATGTTCGGTTCATTAGCGGGCAGTGCCCGAATTACCGTGACGCTTCGTCTTGTAGATAAAAAAACAAATGTTATTATTTTTAGCGGCAATTTTAATGGTAAGGTTTCCAGTTGGCAAGAGGAAGGCGATCAGATGTTTCAGCGGGTGGCTTCCAATTTCGCCAAAGAACTGAAAAAGGAGATGAAAAAACTGAATAAAACCGGATAG
- a CDS encoding exported hypothetical protein (Evidence 5 : Unknown function), with product MANLKMTVSVLFSLVFIVALANFVAAQTPKGTIITTDGTRFESVNFTVNSVYKVITINQDGKKTNVSFDRISQILDEEGRDITASVLEGYSDKQMETWETENQVRQKYATPKPWSVVFRLGGNFTIPIGRYYEGIKSGPGFEGNILIQLTDNVALRGAVAISPLDLEEGYGFYSLDPDVVIIGQDNNFTIGKYAIGVQYNSRNIARVAGKGFFFAHSGLGVIQHKFSTDMTYISGGETYTEKKSTSSSKFMTNFGTGGAVFLSRSLALDAGIDLALTFTSSDEYRDAYVFDLKVGLMILL from the coding sequence ATGGCAAATCTAAAAATGACTGTGTCTGTCTTATTTTCCCTTGTTTTCATAGTCGCCCTGGCGAATTTCGTAGCTGCTCAAACACCAAAAGGGACAATAATCACCACTGACGGCACCCGTTTTGAAAGTGTTAATTTCACCGTCAATTCCGTCTATAAAGTGATAACTATCAATCAGGACGGAAAGAAGACCAATGTCAGTTTTGACCGCATCAGTCAAATATTGGATGAAGAGGGACGCGACATAACGGCCTCGGTTCTGGAAGGATATTCCGATAAGCAGATGGAAACCTGGGAGACGGAGAATCAGGTCCGGCAGAAATATGCTACCCCGAAACCATGGAGCGTGGTGTTTCGGCTGGGTGGAAATTTTACCATCCCGATCGGCCGCTATTACGAGGGGATCAAATCCGGTCCGGGGTTCGAAGGAAATATCTTGATTCAGCTTACTGATAATGTCGCTCTGCGAGGGGCCGTGGCGATTTCTCCGCTGGATCTGGAAGAGGGTTATGGTTTTTATTCCCTTGATCCGGACGTTGTAATTATTGGTCAGGATAATAATTTTACCATAGGCAAGTATGCCATCGGGGTGCAATATAATTCACGGAATATCGCGCGGGTAGCCGGAAAGGGATTTTTTTTCGCCCATAGCGGTTTGGGTGTCATACAGCATAAATTTTCTACCGACATGACGTATATTTCCGGCGGAGAAACCTATACTGAAAAGAAATCGACTTCATCCTCGAAGTTTATGACTAATTTTGGTACCGGGGGAGCGGTCTTTTTGAGCCGATCACTGGCGCTTGATGCCGGTATCGATCTGGCCCTGACTTTTACTTCGTCCGATGAATATCGCGATGCTTATGTTTTTGATTTGAAAGTCGGCCTCATGATTTTGTTGTAG